A portion of the Calliphora vicina chromosome 5, idCalVici1.1, whole genome shotgun sequence genome contains these proteins:
- the Tsp42El gene encoding tetraspanin-6: protein MGCATRTIKCSLFIFNTLWAILGILLLLLAGFGWEAMPQHYAIGIVALGCVILLTFLFGCFGAIRESARSLWTYAVMLLILLVLTIVFICYNTRDVFKNYALKEIDDLWDQEIIHQGAMDKKQTIYECCGRNSFADYGRINRQLPSSCCKDGNCINPLNVYVAGCLTKVEEAFANESLTTEISEWCLLGLNIMVLVLSTMMAIHYTNQRRRYNY, encoded by the exons ATTCTGGGAATCCTTTTGCTGCTCTTGGCTGGTTTCGGTTGGGAAGCAATGCCTCAGCATTACGCCATCGGTATCGTAGCTTTGGGTTGTGTTATCCTTCTAACATTTTTATTCGGATGCTTTGGGGCCATACGTGAATCAGCACGTAGTTTATGGACG TACGCTGTTATGTTGCTGATActtttggttctaacaattgtatttatttgcTACAATACTCGAGATGTGTTTAAAAACTACGCCCTCAAGGAAATCGATGACTTGTGGGATCAAGAGATTATACATCAAGGAGCCATGgacaaaaaacaaactatt TACGAATGCTGTGGTCGCAATTCTTTTGCGGATTATGGACGCATTAATCGCCAATTGCCATCAAGTTGCTGCAAGGATGGCAACTGCATAAATCCCCTGAATGTTTATGTCGCTGGCTGTTTGACCAAAGTAGAGGAAGCTTTCGCCAATGAATCTTTAACTACCGAAATATCCGAATGGTGTCTGTTGGGCTTAAAT ATTATGGTCCTTGTGTTGTCAACAATGATGGCCATTCATTATACCAACCAAAGGCGTCGTTATAACTATTGA